Proteins from a single region of Streptomyces sp. Tu 3180:
- a CDS encoding glutamate ABC transporter substrate-binding protein has protein sequence MNARRVRAGLRGWGGVGAMAVACALALVFALVLTRTGAPADDAGRSVAHAAPARVDEECADPEKQTLSPSRADGATIEAIKNRRGEKRKLIVGVDQNSYHWGYRDPNGGESGRLEGFDIDLVHRIAEDILGDPDAVQFKAIPTDQRIPAIQAGRVDMVVRTMTINCTRLEEVAFSAPYFRTGQQVLAPRSSPVEGYDGTLADRRICTAAGSTAYAKLEEDKKAGRLPESADIRTTVPNQLDCLVRLQLGEVDAVVTDGALAASQAAQDPTVRLKGEAFTTEYYGVAMKKDADDLVRRVNQILVEFRADPEDGWQASYDRWLSDTLGEDSSKSEPPAPVYARGN, from the coding sequence ATGAACGCACGACGCGTACGGGCCGGCCTGAGGGGCTGGGGCGGCGTGGGCGCGATGGCCGTCGCCTGCGCCCTCGCGCTGGTCTTCGCGCTGGTGCTCACCCGCACCGGAGCCCCGGCCGACGACGCCGGCCGGTCCGTGGCCCACGCCGCCCCGGCCCGGGTGGACGAGGAGTGCGCGGACCCGGAGAAGCAGACCCTGTCCCCCTCCCGCGCGGACGGCGCGACCATCGAGGCGATCAAGAACCGCCGGGGCGAGAAGCGCAAGCTGATCGTCGGGGTCGACCAGAACAGCTACCACTGGGGCTACCGGGACCCCAACGGCGGTGAGAGCGGACGGCTCGAGGGCTTCGACATCGACCTGGTGCACCGCATCGCCGAGGACATACTCGGCGACCCGGACGCGGTCCAGTTCAAGGCGATCCCCACCGACCAGCGCATCCCGGCGATCCAGGCCGGCCGGGTCGACATGGTGGTCCGCACCATGACGATCAACTGCACGCGCCTGGAGGAGGTGGCGTTCTCCGCGCCCTACTTCCGGACGGGCCAGCAGGTCCTGGCCCCGAGGTCGTCACCGGTCGAGGGGTACGACGGGACGCTCGCGGACCGGAGGATCTGCACGGCGGCCGGCTCCACCGCGTACGCGAAGCTGGAGGAGGACAAGAAGGCCGGACGGCTCCCGGAGTCCGCCGACATCCGCACCACCGTCCCCAACCAGCTGGACTGCCTGGTGCGTCTGCAGCTCGGCGAGGTCGACGCGGTGGTCACCGACGGCGCGCTCGCGGCGAGCCAGGCCGCGCAGGACCCGACGGTCCGGCTCAAGGGCGAGGCCTTCACGACCGAGTACTACGGCGTGGCGATGAAGAAGGACGCGGACGACCTGGTCCGCCGGGTCAACCAGATCCTGGTGGAGTTCCGCGCGGACCCCGAGGACGGCTGGCAGGCCTCCTACGACAGGTGGCTGTCGGACACGCTGGGCGAGGACTCGTCGAAGTCGGAGCCACCGGCGCCCGTGTACGCGCGCGGGAACTGA
- a CDS encoding 6-phospho-beta-glucosidase, giving the protein MKLTVVGGGSTYTPELVDGFARLRDALPLTELVLTDPATDRLDLVAPLSRRIFARRGHPGRITTTTDLDAAVDGADAVLLQLRVGGQAARQQDETWPLECGCVGQETTGAGGLAKALRTVPVVLDIADRVRRASPGAWIIDFTNPVGIVTRALLRAGHRAVGLCNVAIGLQRTFAARLGTDPAGLHLDHVGLNHLTWETAVRLGGPGGEDVLPRLLAGHGDAIAADLRLPRALLDRLGAVPSYYLRYYYAHDEVVRELRTRPSRAAEVADMERRLLALYADPALDEKPALLAQRGGAYYSEAAVDLAAALLRGAGSPHQVVNTLNDGTLPFLPDDAVIEVQAAVGPKGAAPLPAAPVDPLFAGLMANVTAYEDLALEAALHGTRARVFRALLAHPLIGQYEYADRLADTLIAHNREHLAWA; this is encoded by the coding sequence ATGAAACTCACCGTCGTGGGCGGAGGCTCGACCTACACGCCCGAACTCGTCGACGGCTTCGCCCGCCTGCGGGACGCGCTCCCCCTCACCGAACTGGTCCTCACCGACCCGGCGACGGACCGCCTGGACCTCGTCGCGCCCCTGTCCCGCCGCATCTTCGCCCGCCGGGGCCACCCCGGCAGGATCACCACCACCACCGACCTGGACGCGGCGGTGGACGGCGCCGACGCGGTCCTCCTCCAGCTGCGCGTGGGCGGCCAGGCGGCCCGGCAGCAGGACGAGACCTGGCCCCTGGAGTGCGGCTGCGTGGGCCAGGAGACCACCGGCGCCGGCGGCCTGGCCAAGGCGCTGCGCACGGTCCCGGTCGTCCTGGACATCGCCGACCGGGTCCGCCGCGCCAGCCCCGGCGCCTGGATCATCGACTTCACCAACCCCGTCGGCATCGTCACCCGCGCCCTGCTGCGGGCCGGCCACCGGGCGGTGGGCCTGTGCAACGTGGCCATCGGCCTCCAGCGCACGTTCGCCGCCCGCCTCGGCACCGACCCCGCCGGCCTGCACCTGGACCACGTGGGCCTGAACCACCTCACCTGGGAGACGGCGGTGCGCCTCGGCGGCCCCGGGGGCGAGGACGTCCTGCCCCGCCTCCTCGCCGGCCACGGCGACGCGATCGCCGCCGACCTGCGGCTGCCCCGCGCCCTCCTGGACCGCCTGGGGGCCGTCCCCTCCTACTACCTGCGCTACTACTACGCCCACGACGAGGTCGTGCGGGAGCTGCGCACCAGGCCCTCCCGGGCCGCCGAGGTCGCCGACATGGAGCGCCGCCTGCTCGCCCTCTACGCCGACCCCGCCCTCGACGAGAAGCCGGCCCTCCTGGCACAACGCGGCGGCGCCTACTACTCCGAGGCGGCGGTGGACCTCGCCGCCGCCCTCCTGCGCGGCGCCGGAAGCCCCCACCAGGTGGTCAACACCCTCAACGACGGCACCCTCCCCTTCCTGCCCGACGACGCGGTGATCGAGGTCCAGGCCGCCGTCGGCCCGAAGGGCGCGGCCCCCCTGCCCGCGGCCCCCGTCGACCCCCTCTTCGCGGGACTGATGGCGAACGTCACCGCGTACGAGGACCTCGCCCTGGAAGCCGCCCTGCACGGCACCCGCGCCCGCGTGTTCCGCGCCCTCCTCGCCCACCCCCTGATCGGCCAGTACGAGTACGCCGACCGCCTCGCCGACACCCTGATCGCACACAACCGGGAGCACCTCGCGTGGGCCTGA
- a CDS encoding ROK family transcriptional regulator — translation MAGTAGTPGTPRVLRAMNDRAALDLLLEHGPLSRTRIGRLTGLSKPTASQLLARLEAAGLVLAAGTTEGRPGPGARLYEVNPATAHVAGLDVTPERIRAAVADITGRTVGRHELPTSGRRSGTPVVRRVTDALDGAVKAAGLSRADLHRLVIGTPGAFDPNTGRLRYASHLPGWHSPALLDELAAALPVPFAYENDVNLVALAEQRLGAARNHTDFVLLWNQEGLGAALVLGGRLHRGFTGGAGEVGFLPVPGTPLVRRVTRAGSGGYQELAGPRAVLGLARELGVEDIPRGPCAEVAAALVERAAADPDDEAHHRFLRAYATRLATGLASLVCVLDPELVVLSGTGLTSGGEVLRALIRAELEELAAARPRLVLGGVREHPVLRGALESALATTRDEVFDTSR, via the coding sequence GTGGCAGGAACCGCCGGCACACCGGGCACCCCGCGCGTGCTGCGCGCCATGAACGACCGCGCCGCCCTGGACCTCCTGCTGGAGCACGGGCCGCTGTCGCGCACCCGGATCGGCAGGCTCACCGGCCTGTCCAAGCCGACCGCCTCCCAGCTCCTGGCCCGCCTGGAAGCGGCCGGGCTGGTCCTGGCCGCCGGCACCACCGAGGGCCGCCCCGGCCCCGGCGCCCGGCTGTACGAGGTCAACCCGGCCACCGCACACGTCGCCGGGCTGGACGTCACCCCGGAGCGGATCCGCGCCGCCGTCGCCGACATCACCGGCCGCACGGTCGGCCGGCACGAACTGCCCACCTCCGGCCGCCGCTCCGGCACCCCCGTCGTCCGCCGGGTCACCGACGCCCTGGACGGCGCCGTGAAGGCGGCGGGACTGTCCCGCGCCGACCTCCACCGCCTGGTCATCGGCACCCCGGGCGCCTTCGACCCGAACACCGGCCGCCTGCGCTACGCCTCCCACCTGCCCGGCTGGCACTCCCCCGCGCTGCTCGACGAACTCGCCGCCGCGCTGCCCGTGCCCTTCGCCTACGAGAACGACGTCAACCTGGTCGCCCTCGCCGAACAGCGCCTGGGGGCGGCCCGGAACCACACCGACTTCGTCCTGCTCTGGAACCAGGAGGGCCTGGGCGCCGCCCTGGTGCTCGGCGGGCGGCTGCACCGGGGCTTCACCGGCGGCGCGGGCGAGGTCGGCTTCCTGCCGGTGCCGGGCACCCCCCTGGTCCGCCGGGTCACCAGGGCGGGCAGCGGCGGCTACCAGGAGCTGGCCGGTCCCCGGGCCGTCCTGGGGCTGGCCCGCGAACTGGGCGTCGAGGACATCCCGCGGGGCCCGTGCGCCGAGGTGGCCGCCGCCCTCGTCGAACGTGCCGCCGCCGACCCGGACGACGAGGCCCACCACCGGTTCCTGAGGGCCTACGCCACCCGCCTGGCCACCGGCCTCGCCTCCCTGGTCTGCGTCCTCGACCCCGAACTCGTCGTCCTGAGCGGCACCGGCCTCACCTCCGGCGGCGAGGTGCTGCGCGCCCTGATCCGGGCCGAACTGGAGGAACTGGCCGCGGCCCGCCCGCGCCTGGTGCTGGGCGGCGTCCGCGAACACCCCGTGCTGCGCGGCGCGCTGGAGAGCGCGCTGGCGACGACCCGCGACGAGGTCTTCGACACCTCCCGCTGA
- a CDS encoding BadF/BadG/BcrA/BcrD ATPase family protein — protein sequence MGLTAGVLAVDAGNSKTDVAVVAPDGTVLATARGAGFRPPAVGLDTAMAALSATVARALAAARTPTVAHVSACLANADLPVEERQLAAALRARGWGTTVEVRNDTFAVLRAGVTEPRGVAVVCGAGINCVGMRPDGRTARFPALGRISGDWGGGWALAEEALWHAARAQDGRGAPTALARTLPAHFGLPDVPALVEALHLRHVPPARRHELTPVLFATAAGGDPVARAIVDRQADEVVTMATVALARLGLLDEETPVVLGGGVLAAGHPRLTDRVRALLADRAPRAVPRTVTAAPVLGAALLGLDRLAAPPESHHRLRAHYET from the coding sequence GTGGGCCTGACCGCGGGCGTGCTCGCCGTCGACGCCGGCAACAGCAAGACGGACGTGGCCGTGGTCGCCCCCGACGGCACGGTCCTCGCCACGGCCCGGGGCGCGGGCTTCCGCCCGCCCGCCGTGGGCCTGGACACGGCGATGGCCGCCCTGTCCGCCACCGTCGCCCGGGCCCTCGCCGCCGCCCGCACGCCCACCGTCGCCCATGTCTCGGCCTGCCTGGCCAACGCGGACCTCCCGGTCGAGGAACGACAGCTCGCCGCGGCCCTGCGGGCCCGCGGCTGGGGCACCACCGTCGAGGTCCGCAACGACACCTTCGCCGTCCTGCGCGCCGGGGTCACCGAACCCCGCGGCGTGGCCGTGGTCTGCGGCGCGGGCATCAACTGCGTCGGCATGCGCCCCGACGGCCGCACCGCCCGCTTCCCGGCCCTCGGCCGCATCTCCGGTGACTGGGGCGGCGGCTGGGCCCTGGCCGAGGAGGCCCTCTGGCACGCGGCCCGCGCCCAGGACGGCCGCGGCGCCCCCACCGCCCTGGCCCGCACCCTCCCGGCCCACTTCGGCCTCCCCGACGTGCCGGCCCTCGTCGAGGCCCTGCACCTGCGCCACGTCCCCCCGGCCCGCCGCCACGAACTGACCCCGGTGCTCTTCGCCACGGCGGCCGGCGGCGACCCCGTCGCCCGGGCGATCGTCGACCGCCAGGCCGACGAGGTCGTCACGATGGCCACGGTCGCCCTGGCCCGCCTCGGCCTCCTCGACGAGGAGACCCCCGTCGTCCTGGGCGGCGGTGTCCTGGCGGCCGGGCACCCCCGGCTCACCGACCGCGTCCGCGCCCTCCTCGCCGACCGGGCCCCCAGGGCCGTCCCCCGGACCGTCACCGCCGCCCCGGTCCTGGGCGCGGCCCTCCTGGGCCTCGACCGCCTGGCGGCCCCACCGGAGTCCCACCACCGCCTGCGGGCGCACTACGAGACCTGA
- a CDS encoding PP2C family serine/threonine-protein phosphatase — protein sequence MSQMPQQAAVPKCPSCEEPLESGDRFCGACGYDLSAVPARPKDEPTVALNGSVPPLPPAQAPAGGTARPAPAAPHPPAQGAPVPPPPPAAPPAASSGVRFDRPAQPDTPPAPRQPGGVDRPAQPDEYPLQAPDPRVAAEPVRATGGAVCVACRAGRVDDDGYCENCGHAQPRERDHMEQESGPIAAVSDRGLRHHRNEDAFAVGTTALPDGSPASVAIVCDGVSSATRPDEASLAASRAANESLLAALPRGTHPQQAMHDAIVAAAGAVNALADEPAGAREHAPHQNAPACTIVGAVVTDGLLVVGWVGDSRAYWVPVDRSAPSARLTEDDSWAAQMVAAGLMGEAEAYADQRAHAITGWLGADAYELEPHTASFKPDRPGVVVVCTDGLWNYAESAEEMAAVVPADAAARPLHGARVLVGHALDGGGHDNVTVALVPFPAVPQGAGSA from the coding sequence ATGTCGCAGATGCCCCAGCAGGCCGCTGTGCCGAAGTGCCCGAGCTGCGAGGAACCCCTCGAGTCGGGTGATCGTTTCTGCGGTGCGTGCGGATACGACCTGTCCGCGGTGCCCGCACGGCCGAAGGACGAGCCGACGGTCGCCCTGAACGGCTCGGTGCCGCCCCTGCCTCCGGCGCAGGCGCCGGCCGGCGGGACCGCGCGCCCCGCCCCCGCCGCGCCCCACCCCCCCGCCCAGGGGGCTCCCGTACCGCCGCCCCCGCCGGCGGCACCGCCCGCCGCTTCCTCCGGCGTGCGCTTCGACCGCCCCGCGCAGCCGGACACCCCGCCGGCCCCCCGGCAGCCCGGCGGCGTGGACCGGCCGGCCCAGCCCGACGAGTACCCGCTCCAGGCGCCGGACCCGCGGGTGGCCGCCGAGCCGGTGCGGGCCACCGGCGGCGCCGTCTGCGTGGCCTGCCGCGCGGGCCGGGTGGACGACGACGGCTACTGCGAGAACTGCGGCCACGCCCAGCCGCGCGAACGGGACCACATGGAACAGGAATCCGGCCCGATCGCCGCGGTCAGCGACCGCGGCCTGCGCCACCACCGCAACGAGGACGCCTTCGCCGTCGGCACCACCGCGCTGCCGGACGGCTCCCCCGCCTCGGTCGCGATCGTCTGCGACGGCGTCTCCTCGGCGACCCGCCCCGACGAGGCGTCACTGGCCGCCTCCCGCGCGGCGAACGAGTCGCTGCTCGCCGCCCTGCCGCGCGGTACGCACCCGCAGCAGGCGATGCACGACGCGATCGTCGCCGCCGCCGGCGCGGTCAACGCGCTGGCCGACGAGCCCGCGGGGGCCCGGGAGCACGCCCCGCACCAGAACGCCCCGGCCTGCACCATCGTCGGCGCCGTGGTCACCGACGGTCTGCTGGTCGTCGGCTGGGTCGGCGACAGCCGCGCCTACTGGGTGCCGGTCGACCGCTCCGCCCCGTCGGCCCGGCTCACCGAGGACGACTCCTGGGCCGCGCAGATGGTCGCCGCGGGCCTGATGGGCGAGGCCGAGGCGTACGCCGACCAGCGCGCCCACGCGATCACCGGCTGGCTCGGCGCGGACGCCTACGAACTGGAGCCGCACACCGCTTCCTTCAAGCCGGACCGCCCCGGTGTGGTCGTGGTCTGCACGGACGGCCTGTGGAACTACGCCGAGTCGGCCGAGGAGATGGCCGCGGTCGTCCCCGCCGACGCCGCCGCGCGCCCGCTGCACGGCGCCCGGGTGCTGGTCGGCCACGCCCTCGACGGCGGGGGCCACGACAACGTAACAGTGGCCCTCGTGCCGTTCCCGGCCGTCCCCCAGGGGGCAGGATCGGCCTGA
- a CDS encoding serine/threonine-protein kinase: MSQAEEGTESRTHGQDPHRARPAAPGTCQRPGCDGTYEDVGGGELYCDTCGLAPVVSASGSPPPERGREPGEGMVGSSPTGVTGGGRDSRGSSGSGGPRSGSRGSRASSRSSQSSRSRRSVSGRLSRSLSGRATGRSVSVRSSGSGAGSSNRGRLGAGLVRVPPIPRPDPRAMVLENPEVPERKRFCSRSDCGAPVGRARSGRPGRTEGFCTKCGHPYSFVPKLRAGDVVHGQYEVVGCLAHGGLGWIYLAVDRAVSDRWVVLKGLLDTGDQDAMAAAISERRFLAEIEHANIVRIYNFVEHLDQRTGSLDGYIVMEYVGGKSLKEIANARRTPEGRRDPLPVEQACAYGIEALEALGHLHSRNLLYCDFKVDNAIQTEDQLKLIDMGAVRRADDEESAIYGTVGYQAPEVAEVGPSVASDLYTVARTLAVLTFDFQGYTNVYADSLPDPDTIEVFRRYESFYRLLVRATDPDPARRFASAQEMAEQLTGVLREVVSLQSGHARPALSTLFGPELRVTDTELFPALDGDASRLGARPVRPRGERSPGRSLPAPAGAPPAAPSGLLKPVDCPAAALALPVPHVDPADPNAGFLAGLLTSAPGELVHALAAAPAPSTEIRLRQVRAWLETGEPDTALRALRALEEQDPDDWRVVWYRGVAALVTGDHEGAALAFDALYDAFPGETAPKLALGLCAEVLGQLDNAAEYYRLVWSTDPSHVSAAFGLARVRFATGDRHGAVRTLESVPESSIHYTAARVAAVRARLRGRTAAPGDVPFLDDLTAAAGQVEALGAYGLDPARRERLSAEVLGCGLDWVLSGGQGSAPPAGGRTLLGSGLDERGLRFGLERAYRTLARLAPSGEERIDLVERANRYRPRTWV; encoded by the coding sequence ATGAGCCAGGCGGAGGAGGGGACGGAGAGCCGGACCCACGGCCAGGACCCGCACCGGGCGCGGCCCGCGGCCCCGGGCACCTGTCAGCGCCCCGGCTGCGACGGCACGTACGAGGACGTCGGCGGCGGCGAGCTGTACTGCGACACCTGCGGTCTCGCGCCGGTCGTGTCGGCGTCGGGGTCTCCCCCGCCCGAGCGCGGCCGGGAGCCCGGGGAGGGCATGGTCGGCTCGTCCCCGACCGGCGTCACGGGCGGCGGCCGGGACTCGCGCGGCTCGTCCGGCAGCGGCGGCCCCCGCTCCGGCAGCCGCGGTTCGCGCGCGTCGTCGCGGTCGTCGCAGTCGTCGAGGTCCCGCCGCTCGGTCTCGGGCCGGCTGTCCCGCTCGCTGTCGGGCCGGGCCACGGGCCGCTCGGTGTCGGTGCGCAGCTCCGGCTCCGGGGCCGGCTCCTCGAACCGGGGCCGGCTCGGCGCCGGACTGGTCCGGGTGCCGCCGATCCCGCGCCCCGACCCGCGCGCGATGGTGCTGGAGAACCCCGAGGTGCCGGAGCGCAAGCGGTTCTGCTCGCGCTCGGACTGCGGGGCGCCGGTGGGCCGGGCCCGCAGCGGCCGGCCGGGGCGCACGGAGGGCTTCTGCACCAAGTGCGGCCACCCCTACTCGTTCGTCCCGAAGCTGCGGGCCGGCGACGTCGTGCACGGCCAGTACGAGGTGGTCGGCTGTCTGGCGCACGGCGGTCTGGGCTGGATCTACCTCGCCGTGGACCGGGCGGTCTCCGACCGCTGGGTGGTCCTCAAGGGCCTGCTGGACACGGGCGACCAGGACGCGATGGCGGCGGCGATCTCCGAGCGGCGCTTCCTCGCGGAGATCGAGCACGCCAACATCGTGCGGATCTACAACTTCGTGGAGCACCTCGACCAGCGCACCGGCTCCCTCGACGGCTACATCGTCATGGAGTACGTGGGCGGCAAGTCCCTGAAGGAGATCGCCAACGCCCGCCGCACGCCGGAGGGCCGGCGCGACCCGCTGCCGGTGGAGCAGGCGTGCGCGTACGGCATCGAGGCGCTGGAGGCGCTCGGCCACCTGCACAGCCGCAACCTGCTGTACTGCGACTTCAAGGTCGACAACGCGATCCAGACCGAGGACCAGCTGAAGCTGATCGACATGGGCGCGGTGCGCCGGGCGGACGACGAGGAGTCGGCCATCTACGGCACGGTCGGCTACCAGGCGCCCGAGGTCGCCGAGGTCGGCCCGTCGGTGGCGTCCGACCTGTACACGGTCGCCCGGACGCTCGCCGTCCTCACGTTCGACTTCCAGGGCTACACGAACGTCTACGCGGACTCCCTGCCCGACCCCGACACCATCGAGGTCTTCCGGCGGTACGAGTCGTTCTACCGCCTCCTGGTCCGCGCCACCGACCCGGACCCGGCCCGCCGGTTCGCCTCCGCGCAGGAGATGGCCGAGCAGCTGACGGGCGTCCTGCGCGAGGTCGTCTCCCTCCAGTCGGGCCACGCCCGGCCGGCCCTGTCCACGCTGTTCGGCCCGGAGCTGCGGGTGACGGACACGGAGCTGTTCCCCGCGCTGGACGGGGACGCCTCCCGCCTGGGGGCCCGGCCGGTCCGCCCGCGCGGGGAGCGGTCCCCCGGGCGGTCCCTCCCCGCGCCCGCCGGAGCTCCCCCCGCCGCTCCGTCCGGCCTGCTCAAGCCGGTCGACTGCCCCGCCGCCGCGCTCGCCCTGCCGGTGCCGCACGTCGACCCCGCCGACCCCAACGCCGGTTTCCTCGCGGGTCTGCTGACGTCGGCGCCCGGGGAGCTGGTCCACGCGCTCGCCGCCGCGCCCGCCCCGTCGACCGAGATCCGGCTGCGCCAGGTCCGCGCCTGGCTGGAGACGGGCGAGCCGGACACCGCGCTGCGGGCGCTGCGCGCACTGGAGGAACAGGACCCCGACGACTGGCGGGTGGTCTGGTACCGGGGCGTGGCGGCCCTCGTCACCGGCGACCACGAGGGGGCCGCGCTCGCCTTCGACGCGCTCTACGACGCCTTCCCCGGCGAGACCGCGCCCAAGCTGGCGCTCGGCCTGTGCGCCGAGGTGCTGGGCCAGCTGGACAACGCCGCCGAGTACTACCGTCTGGTGTGGTCGACCGATCCGAGCCATGTGAGCGCCGCGTTCGGGCTGGCCCGCGTCCGGTTCGCGACCGGGGACCGGCACGGCGCCGTGCGGACGCTGGAGTCGGTGCCGGAGTCGTCCATCCACTACACCGCCGCGCGCGTGGCGGCCGTCCGCGCACGGCTGCGCGGACGCACCGCCGCCCCCGGTGACGTACCGTTCCTGGACGACCTGACCGCCGCCGCCGGGCAGGTCGAGGCCCTGGGGGCGTACGGTCTGGATCCGGCGCGCCGCGAGCGGCTGTCGGCCGAAGTCCTCGGCTGCGGGCTGGACTGGGTACTCTCCGGGGGCCAGGGTTCCGCCCCGCCCGCCGGGGGACGGACGCTGCTCGGCAGCGGCCTGGACGAACGGGGCCTGCGCTTCGGGCTGGAGCGCGCGTACCGCACGCTGGCCCGGCTGGCGCCGAGCGGCGAGGAGAGGATCGACCTGGTGGAACGTGCCAACCGTTACCGCCCCCGGACGTGGGTGTAG